DNA sequence from the Manduca sexta isolate Smith_Timp_Sample1 chromosome 25, JHU_Msex_v1.0, whole genome shotgun sequence genome:
GTAGGGTATTTGCTAAACGTAGCTTTAACTGAAGGCATCAAGCACGCTATCAATTCAATAGCTCTATTCAACTAAGTTAGTGTCATTTTCATTGAGCCATTCCAAGGAACATTATTGCTTAGTTATCTTTACCAAATCAAACTTATATCGGTAATGTGTCAAACTCAACACCGTTCTCAACACAATTTTGAAATCGCATTTAAACATATCATATGTTAGTGTAACAcgtatttcaatacatttttcaaatgtgttttaaagttttaaaaacaatattaatgttaGTTCTATGGAATGTCGCATGCATCAAGCGTAGTAGTGTAGACATGTTCACCTTGTCGTCGGTGTCCTTGTCGTCGTGGTCGGTGAGCGGCGGCGAGGGTGGCTCAGCCTCGCCCTCCGCCGCCTGCCCCGGCTCTGCGAAACGGACCTTGCTGGCCGTCTTTACGTCCGCGTGGTGGTGGTCCACTATAGCTTGCACCTGTTTTCAAGACAAGACTTTATTTACTGAACCAGATGGTTTATATTACCatgattttataacaatttttaattggATTTATTGAACAGTTAATTTGTAGAAGATTATGGAAGTATTAAGAATAAGAAGAATATTAGAAAAGTATAGAAGAATCAACAGCTAAGTATAAGAAGAAGACAAAAGCACACTGTGGCTAAAATATGAAgaagaaatagaaaataaaatcaattgattagtatgtacaatatttatttcaataccttaAAGTAATTAACAAATGTCGATCTAAATTTTGTGCTGCTTAATTCATAAGCTTGATATTGCCAATAAAATGAACTCTATTCCAAATGAAATAAATGATGTCttgcttatttattataagcctaatatataaaatacagtgtaaaaagaaaaaataggaGAAAGTGACAGAATAAGTTGTTAGTAACAGTGAACATCAAAAGCAAACACTGCAATgcgttagttttaaataatgaagTGAAATGAAACTGAAGTAGTGAGAGTGAGAACTTGTATTGCCACACCTAATTTAGAGAAGACGACATTGAACTACCAAACGtaccaattaaaatttaagctaAAAAAGGAAAGTCATTTACACATTGTTTCATTAAATGCTTAGAGACCTGGTTAAAATCTCTTATTATCCAGAAAataccgaaaaatattttaggtaggcattaaataatattaaaatttatcggTCTGTCAGCCAATGTGTAGATGATGAGTGCAAAATAGGGGagaatatagaaaaaattaaCGAATAGCTAATATATATGGACTCAGGGTAAAGTGTCCGTTTTACCAGAGGCAACTTCTCCTCAGCGTTTTCGCGATAGTCCACGAAATTTTGCATCTGCACCGATAGCGACAGACAAACATGTTAGTTCATACACACATAGTTTATAAAGCTTTGTACAGACCGCGGTCACGGACAGTGCCAGTAACTAGTAAAGTAGTAATAGGACGAAAGTTATCATAGAGATTGCAGGAGAACAATgtttccaaaaataaatctatCTTTTTTGTTCAATTGCACggaaaatatgttttagaaaTTTGTGGAAATTAAATTGGATTGTAATCAGTTTTACAGTCTGCAGTGACAAAGAAAATTTAATcagtaaatttcataatttatataatgtatgaaCACTATTTATTCCATAATTTATTCCATTAAAAAGGCATGAGCCTTGTTAATGGAATACAacagaaagtaataaaataaaggtatttGAAAGTAAGTCTCTATTAAATTTCGCACCAAATTTCAATACATTGTTAGTCTTACGTTCTTTActacacatatacatacatatttccATATAGACTCGTACAGTACACAACATTCAGTTTTGGCTATAAGTGTTACTCTTCATCGACTTATCGACATTTCATATTAATGCAAGTCGACCAATAAGTGCTTAAGTTTTGTGATCTTACACGTACAATATGGTTATTTCTGCCTGACACTACTTTATCGTGATTGTGTTTTATGAAGTCACAAATACAACATGTAAGGTAACACGGGTCTGTAAATGTTCCTGCGCAGTGCACGCCACTGGCACTCACAGCTTTGATTTCTAGCACATCTAGCTTACAAGTTGTATCATCTTGGTTCATGTGATCAGTTTTGTGTGATGGTGTGAGATAATACGTACCATTCCCAAGGTTTCCTTCTTGTTGAGTCTCAGTTCGCGGAGCATTTGGTTGCGTTGTTCCATCATCAGGGTGCGTTCGTACGTGTATGCGGATATATCGCTGTCAGTCTGCGAAGTTTAGAATATCAATTATAGTTttgtagtaatttatatttgttttccttctaatacaaacatatattaaaaagtacTCTTAGATAATAACTATATCTGGGTTATAAGTGCACCTCCATGGAATGGATATAATCTAACTCTTCAGAAATAAAGAAGTggggttatgttttttttaaacataattattttggtaatattaTTGATCTTACCATTTCAACAACCTCCACCTCGGCCTCAATACGCAGCTGGTAGAGGAACATCTTGAGATCCTTCTTCATCTGGATGGAGTTGTCCTCCATTTGCGCGACGGTGAAGATGCGCATCTTGCAGTTCTTCCAGGTGCGGTGCTGTCGCAGCAGGAATGGCAGCAGCATCAGCATGCCACCATCATGCACGATCCACCAGATGTCGATGTTGCCTGATACCTATACGGAACGCAAAACATACATGTAAGTATATCTATAATTTGGCGGTGAAATAGAAATTTTGTGTTTCcagaaaaagtaattattttcagtctGACACTATTTTTATTCAGCCAATTTATGGGtcaaataattttttgaattatacatttattaaagtCAATTATCGAAGCAGTTTGTACAAGATCACCTTCTCAGTAGAGTCTGGGAAGAAGTTGATTCCTTTAGGCACGAGCATTGCCATGCGTGCAGCTGTGACGGCGCGCACGGTGTGAAGGAACCCGCGCCAGCGCGGCTCCAGAGCCTCCTCAGAGTGCCGCCACGTATACGGCCAACCCACGATCACCGTGTTCGGCTTTAGGCCTCCCAGACCAGTCGTTTGCACCCTAGGGATGGAATGAACTCGTTTCTTTTATCGATTGAGGTAATGACGTATCTCCAAACTACACTGTACTTATCATGGAATAATCATTTAAAGATTTACCCTAAAGTTAAAAGAAGACTCATTGAAAAACGGGAGTAGTTCATAAAGTTGTAAAGGGAGtcataaagttataataagATCTGGCAATgctaagaatttaaaaatacattatatttacatcaaTCAAGATCTAAAACATCTCGCCAGTCAATATGAAATCACTGAATTGAACTATTCACAGAAGTCACTACTCCTTCAAAAAGTAGCCACTATATTATACTAACAGATGGCTGAGTCCGTCGGGGATGCTGGGCGCGACGAGTACGTCGACGAAGCCCTTGAGCTTCTCGTCGTCCATGCAACGGCGTAGGTTCAGCCGCGCTGCGCCAGCCTCGCCCGCACGCCGCGGGAACTCACCACCCAGCACCGACACGCATACGGTAAGACCCTTGCCTGGTACATGCAACAACATgttaaacattttgaaaatggTTAAGCAGTTTGTAAGGTTTATTCACTTCAATATCGCCTTTGAACTGATTTGAAAagcaaacaatttgtaaaaaggACGCGTGATGTGGAAATATACATTACCGGCTTTAAGCTGGCTGGCGAAGGCGAGCATCTTGCGGTAGGTAGGCATGAGGTCGTCGTTGAGTTTGGCGAGCACGAGCACCTGTGGCCGCCAGTTCTTGGTGTGCGGCGGACCTTCCTCGAGACGTAGCAGTGAGTAGCGCGCCGCCGACAGCGCCAGACCGCGCAGACCGTCACCCCATTCCTTCTCCGCACTGTGAacgagaaaaaatattgtaaatatttccgtaatattatcaacaaaaaaaaaaaaattgttttatttttaaaattatcaccTTTGCAAAGGTACAGagcagaaaaacaaaattatacgaTAGTTTTTCATTATGTCAGACCGAAACGATAGATATTCAGAAATTGGACtgactgttttttttacttacaataatatttatagaactcCGTTATGACATATGATGTGAACTCACCCTCGGTATTCGATGTATTTGTAGATGAGGCCAGCCATTCCCATGGCGATCAGGGCATAGAACCAGGACGTCATGAACATGATGGAGATACACAGCGTAAGGCCAGCGAGCGATAAAGACCTGGAACGaggaatatttttagtatttattgtatattgtcATTAAGTAGTTTTTAGGACAGTAgtgttctttattataaaaaaatatgctgttAAACTTACTTTAcagtatgtatattaatttcgATGTTAGATGTTAATAAAAACTCCCAGGGTTTCGTGTCCGGAAATGAAGTCTTTATAGTAAATGATGACGTAATAAACTTACCAGTGGTAGTACTTGAAGCGAGGGCGCCAGTTAGGAGTCTTGAGCAGGGTCTGGAGAGCGCAGGCCAGGTTCACGAACCCATAGCACATCAGGAAAAACATGGAAAGCAGCGGCGCCAGGATGTCGACGTTGCCAAGCAGGATGCCGCACTGGCAGATAGCCATCGTGAGAAGCAAGGCCCTGAGGATCACGATTATATAAATCGAACTTTATTTATATGGATCAAAAGTATCATACCAATTATGAAAAATGTAGTCTCTAAAGGTGtactaagaaatattttttaataattgtctttctaaaatattaagcTAAACAAATAGCTTACCTAGTTGGTTCACCTCTGCTAGAAGAAACCGCGAAGGGAGCGAGGAATGGTATGATCTCATCCTTAGCGATAGCTTGTAGCAGACGAGGCGCTCCGGTGAGAGATTGTAAGCCGGCACCAAGAGTCGACAAGAAGGAACCTATCAGGATCACCCACTGGTTGGGCCACGCCATGTTCGCCACTACCAGCTTACCTCCTATCGACTGACCGAATCTGAAAaatgttgaatttaattttaaaacattttaccaGAATGTGTGAGAATGAGAAGTCAActttaagaaagaaaaatatgatctacaataaactttaatatcataaatatcagctaaatagtaaaaaaacctACTTGTCACGAAGTAGCAAGTTGTCGACGGTGCCAGCGAAGAGTAAGACGCAAGACAAGTACACGGTGGAGGTGGTGAGAATGGCGCAGATAGTGCCGATGGGGATGCTCTTCTGCGCGTCCGCAAGGTCGCCGGATCGATTGGAACCAGCCATtatacctttaaaaaaaaataagtcagctaataatttttaaacgacGACATTTACGCAGACGTTTTGTGAATACaattttcatttgtaaatacataattataatcaacattCAGATCGCAATGATCCATCATGCGAACATGatctttttatagaaaaatgtgATATAATCAATATGCACacgtaaacatttattatttaaaatgggtAAAATCAGTTagtcttaaatttttaattgttaaatttcgtataaatatgtaaatggtccttatttttattttgtaatatcgaCATTCACCTGTTACAGATGGGAAGAAGATCCCAATAAGAATGGTAAAAGTGGTTGTGATGTCGGCGTAGATCTGGTTGTAAGTGGGTCGCTCCATTTGCTCGATATCGTCGGGTTCCTTGCCGTACGCGATGTACTGTCCCACTTGAAGGAACGAGTCTTGCAAATTGTCGAAGAAAACTCCACTGGCCAGTCCCTATGAGAATAATTagaatacttttatttcgaatAGTCCTTACAAATATCAACATAACTTTATAAGAAGTTAGACTATACTTGCTGCTATGTAGTTAATATAGGGTTCTATTCATGcccgtaatttatttatttaccacttaaaatcaaatgtatataggcggacttgaCGTCATAGTCAATGTTAGGGTGATGCAGAGATAATTATGAATAGATAATATTCGTgcatagatttttatatattcttttttttaatgttatctacgtttcgaatttataaaaatctaaaagtGTCTGTATTAAAAGAAAACGGATATAGAAAAGAAGTAATTATCGCGTACCTTGATACCCTGAACAATGCTTATGTTGTGGCTGGCGAAATACGGATCGCAAGTATTGTTGGGGCAAAATTGCTGGTATAGTTCTCCACCAACTTCCTTCGAGCAATTGGCAATTGGAATATCCTTGAGTAGACGCTTACCCAGCACGCACATCCTGTAATAATACATTGTATCactgtaataataaaactaataataaaacgtttaaataattaaagtcaaagtagttttaagttaattatgttatgtaaattaGCTTCGAAATCTAGACAGGGAAAGGCCAAAACTTGCAGCCGAATCTCTAAGTTGATAAAGCATTACGAAATTAGTAAATTTGTTTTCGTATCGTTACTCCGTACACTAGTATTTAGAATAATCAGTTTATTGAAGTTGACTTACTGTAACTTATCATTGCCGTTAAAGTTGACGAAGATGCCAGCGTACACCGCAGAGATGGACAGTATGACGCAGGCGAGGGCGATAGTGGCGAACTTGTTGACGAACTTAACGCCCACGAACACCACCATGCCCATGATGAGGAGTAGACCGGTGCCGTACACGCGGAAGTTGTTGTACATTGCCTCAGGGTCCTTGGTGAAGTCGCCGAAGATCGATATCCACGGAGCCATGTACGTCTGTTTAAGGAATATGAagaattatgttttgtaattgcTTAACTAATTGCACATCTAGtcatttaacatatttataaatgccttttataaaaaatagtttataaaggATAATAATGTGATGTTACACGAACTtacaaagataatattatgttaaagagCTTGTATGATAAATTCGCATTTTTTGTTATCCCTAGAGATGTTTTTGAAGGTATAATAATACGATATAGTACCATAAGTATAAATAGACATATTTATAttcctttaataaaatatggttttatttccTGTAATATTATTACATCCCAATTATATATTTGTGGAATGCGCGTAGGTACGAAAGTAGGTAAGTATCGCCAATTTGAGATAGCTACGGTAGCATTAACGATCTAACAACGTATTGACGCAATAAATAAGTTCGTATTGCCGAAGATTCCGCGAAGTTGGAACATTGCCTCGAAAAAAGGTGTATCGAAGcacttaaaataacaaaacaatcatAAGAACAATGTACGAAGTAAATCAATGTATTAACAATGTTGAGATTTTATAGCTGTAATAAAAGTTCAGCGAAAACTGTAGATAAAGCATCAGTATTAGAAGCACGAGTTCAGTTAACAATTACTCTCATACAAGATCGGACAGTTGTGTAGTTTGGGAGCATGCAGTATTCAGCACACGAAACTTGGCCCGAGGATGTGATCACAAACGGCGATAATTGAATTACGATCTTAGGAAGGTCCGACCTAGAAATTcctttattaaatgtatttcttatCTTTTACGGGAAATTGGGTCTCTCCAAACATAATGGACATCGAGAGCGGTCCTGTATGGTCAATTTGAACCGATCGTTACGTTAACACAGGTCGCATTGTGAGCCGTATCATAACCTGCACGCATTCAACGGTTACTGGTAATCGTCATAATAGACCCGATAGCCTTTTATATTTATCCTGTAAAATTTTCCGGAGTTTGCTATGCTAAAGGGTCTAAAAGCTTCtattttaacatacaaaatattttgttgtttaaaatgGTATGATGTTGAATAAACTGTATATGCTAAAGCGTTTTGTGGTTAATGTGATATTGATGAATTagtatctaaaaataaaccagtacttattaattaatattacaaatatctgagttcaacacaatattaaatatgattttttgggATTGTAATTTACGTCGTTaggtatgtaaaatttaaatttataatttatattcttgaaACGTGAAATgtggtgttttttttatgaaagttctttcctattaatattatactacatatattttcaatatatgtaGTAAATTAAAAGGACCAGTAAGGCAAGTAAATATGTCACTGAAACATACATTTTGTTCGCGAGACATTTCCAAGCCGCATATCGCAATAAAACTGGCAATGCGCCGTGggtataaattgtaaattgaCTGTGAGTCCCGAGAGAGCTGACCGGCCTGACGCTTTTGAAGTACGAGCAGACGGCAAGCGCCGCAATTTACCttggatataattttattcacacTGCGCGGCGCTCTTGACTTTGTGAATGCGGGTTTTTGTTACACTTTTGCTTTTGGCCGCGTTTAGAAAGTAGGGTGTTTGCGTTTAAGTAGTTGTTCTAGATACTTACCAGAACAATTTCAACAGCGCCGACGATGTACATAGCGGCGGCCAGGGTGGTGCCCGTGTAGAAGAGCATGCCAACCGCGCCGCCGCACTCCGGGCCCAGCGAGCGACCGATCATGAAATACGACCCGCCCGCCGGCACCACGCCGTTCGTTGCGATAGCAGACATAGATATTGCGGTGAGCATAGTCTGCCGACATATTTTATGGCTCATACACATTATCTCAATAACTTATCTAAACGGTTGGCAGTTTTCAAGCGAAAATCTATATTGTACAAGCAGCTATAGCCGCCGTTGTTGAGATGAAATCTGAGAGGCTGCATCGTTTATGTAATGGATTCTGTCAGATAAGCGACAGGATAATGGGATAAGAGCGTATCTAGTTACAATTCTAGATGATTTTAGTTATCAGTGACTAACTTAGATTAGGTAAGTCTTGCTCGACGTACTATGGACGAGGGAATATAGGGAAGGAAGGAAACGTTACCGTTTAGATAACTTTGTATGCATGAGTTAATCAGTGTCTGTAACAGTGGGGAatgatgaaatttttcaaaaggttacTCAAGGCAAAaataaattgccttagttaacacatcgcggccaatttaacagaaaacaaaatctaaaacaaacttaaataaacctaaaagggaagccggtagaaatcaGGTTTTGTGGACGCGTTGCCACAAGTTTGTAGATACTTACCGTACAACAACACGTAAGAACGATGAGAAAGCCACATATAGCGCCTGCGGTGCCAACGACCCAGGTCAGACGTATGAACAAGATCACGCCGAAGATGTTCTGGATGCAGGGCAGGTACACGCCGATGAGAGTGCCCATGCGCGCAGGGGGCGCGGGCTTGGGAGCGTCGGGGTCGGCTGTCGATGCCGTAGGTATGGTATTCGAATAGTCTGCCAGAGAACTGAGGAATGTGGCCGCTCGGGGCCTGTCCTCGATTTCCTCCTGTAACAAGATGTTAAATAACCaatgaataatgtattattaatatagaaagTCAGAATTTGTAAGTTTGTATATAGGAAAACTAAGTACTCATCACCTTcagaaagattttttattaattgaaggCTATCTCTGAGTGTAACAGGTTAGTTTTCATTCTGGAGACCGACTTGAACGGGTGTAGCCGCGGCTTAAGCCCATAACTTACAATGcagtgtaataatttatttatttatttcatttttcaagTTTCGTATAGAATGGGTTAAACTAAGGCTACCAGCCTAAGATGATCTTTCGTAGGATTCTGCTTTGGGCAAATCTAGTTTGAAAACCCTCACAAAATGTTGCCTGATTTGGGATTTGAATCCGGG
Encoded proteins:
- the LOC115448648 gene encoding solute carrier family 12 member 4 isoform X1, translating into MSERFKVTKFEEPSGKTYKNYGATSAETDVELKGKLLDSGDTDDHGLPAEKNKGCDTNLYLYHEEIEDRPRAATFLSSLADYSNTIPTASTADPDAPKPAPPARMGTLIGVYLPCIQNIFGVILFIRLTWVVGTAGAICGFLIVLTCCCTTMLTAISMSAIATNGVVPAGGSYFMIGRSLGPECGGAVGMLFYTGTTLAAAMYIVGAVEIVLTYMAPWISIFGDFTKDPEAMYNNFRVYGTGLLLIMGMVVFVGVKFVNKFATIALACVILSISAVYAGIFVNFNGNDKLQMCVLGKRLLKDIPIANCSKEVGGELYQQFCPNNTCDPYFASHNISIVQGIKGLASGVFFDNLQDSFLQVGQYIAYGKEPDDIEQMERPTYNQIYADITTTFTILIGIFFPSVTGIMAGSNRSGDLADAQKSIPIGTICAILTTSTVYLSCVLLFAGTVDNLLLRDKFGQSIGGKLVVANMAWPNQWVILIGSFLSTLGAGLQSLTGAPRLLQAIAKDEIIPFLAPFAVSSSRGEPTRALLLTMAICQCGILLGNVDILAPLLSMFFLMCYGFVNLACALQTLLKTPNWRPRFKYYHWSLSLAGLTLCISIMFMTSWFYALIAMGMAGLIYKYIEYRGAEKEWGDGLRGLALSAARYSLLRLEEGPPHTKNWRPQVLVLAKLNDDLMPTYRKMLAFASQLKAGKGLTVCVSVLGGEFPRRAGEAGAARLNLRRCMDDEKLKGFVDVLVAPSIPDGLSHLVQTTGLGGLKPNTVIVGWPYTWRHSEEALEPRWRGFLHTVRAVTAARMAMLVPKGINFFPDSTEKVSGNIDIWWIVHDGGMLMLLPFLLRQHRTWKNCKMRIFTVAQMEDNSIQMKKDLKMFLYQLRIEAEVEVVEMTDSDISAYTYERTLMMEQRNQMLRELRLNKKETLGMMQNFVDYRENAEEKLPLVQAIVDHHHADVKTASKVRFAEPGQAAEGEAEPPSPPLTDHDDKDTDDKCEGANSPPADNHKDANLNGDALKMKPNMSDITPDEGTVRRMHTAVKLNEVIVARSHDAQLVILNLPGPPRDTTFERESNYMEFLEVLTEGLEKVLMVRGGGREVITIYS
- the LOC115448648 gene encoding solute carrier family 12 member 4 isoform X2, translating into MASEKEKMAAPETKSPSNKSNCTSPGKKGDTDDHGLPAEKNKGCDTNLYLYHEEIEDRPRAATFLSSLADYSNTIPTASTADPDAPKPAPPARMGTLIGVYLPCIQNIFGVILFIRLTWVVGTAGAICGFLIVLTCCCTTMLTAISMSAIATNGVVPAGGSYFMIGRSLGPECGGAVGMLFYTGTTLAAAMYIVGAVEIVLTYMAPWISIFGDFTKDPEAMYNNFRVYGTGLLLIMGMVVFVGVKFVNKFATIALACVILSISAVYAGIFVNFNGNDKLQMCVLGKRLLKDIPIANCSKEVGGELYQQFCPNNTCDPYFASHNISIVQGIKGLASGVFFDNLQDSFLQVGQYIAYGKEPDDIEQMERPTYNQIYADITTTFTILIGIFFPSVTGIMAGSNRSGDLADAQKSIPIGTICAILTTSTVYLSCVLLFAGTVDNLLLRDKFGQSIGGKLVVANMAWPNQWVILIGSFLSTLGAGLQSLTGAPRLLQAIAKDEIIPFLAPFAVSSSRGEPTRALLLTMAICQCGILLGNVDILAPLLSMFFLMCYGFVNLACALQTLLKTPNWRPRFKYYHWSLSLAGLTLCISIMFMTSWFYALIAMGMAGLIYKYIEYRGAEKEWGDGLRGLALSAARYSLLRLEEGPPHTKNWRPQVLVLAKLNDDLMPTYRKMLAFASQLKAGKGLTVCVSVLGGEFPRRAGEAGAARLNLRRCMDDEKLKGFVDVLVAPSIPDGLSHLVQTTGLGGLKPNTVIVGWPYTWRHSEEALEPRWRGFLHTVRAVTAARMAMLVPKGINFFPDSTEKVSGNIDIWWIVHDGGMLMLLPFLLRQHRTWKNCKMRIFTVAQMEDNSIQMKKDLKMFLYQLRIEAEVEVVEMTDSDISAYTYERTLMMEQRNQMLRELRLNKKETLGMMQNFVDYRENAEEKLPLVQAIVDHHHADVKTASKVRFAEPGQAAEGEAEPPSPPLTDHDDKDTDDKCEGANSPPADNHKDANLNGDALKMKPNMSDITPDEGTVRRMHTAVKLNEVIVARSHDAQLVILNLPGPPRDTTFERESNYMEFLEVLTEGLEKVLMVRGGGREVITIYS
- the LOC115448648 gene encoding solute carrier family 12 member 6 isoform X3: MSERFKVTKFEEPSGKTYKNYGATSAETDVELKGKLLDSGDTDDHGLPAEKNKGCDTNLYLYHEEIEDRPRAATFLSSLADYSNTIPTASTADPDAPKPAPPARMGTLIGVYLPCIQNIFGVILFIRLTWVVGTAGAICGFLIVLTCCCTTMLTAISMSAIATNGVVPAGGSYFMIGRSLGPECGGAVGMLFYTGTTLAAAMYIVGAVEIVLTYMAPWISIFGDFTKDPEAMYNNFRVYGTGLLLIMGMVVFVGVKFVNKFATIALACVILSISAVYAGIFVNFNGNDKLQMCVLGKRLLKDIPIANCSKEVGGELYQQFCPNNTCDPYFASHNISIVQGIKGLASGVFFDNLQDSFLQVGQYIAYGKEPDDIEQMERPTYNQIYADITTTFTILIGIFFPSVTGIMAGSNRSGDLADAQKSIPIGTICAILTTSTVYLSCVLLFAGTVDNLLLRDKFGQSIGGKLVVANMAWPNQWVILIGSFLSTLGAGLQSLTGAPRLLQAIAKDEIIPFLAPFAVSSSRGEPTRALLLTMAICQCGILLGNVDILAPLLSMFFLMCYGFVNLACALQTLLKTPNWRPRFKYYHWSLSLAGLTLCISIMFMTSWFYALIAMGMAGLIYKYIEYRGAEKEWGDGLRGLALSAARYSLLRLEEGPPHTKNWRPQVLVLAKLNDDLMPTYRKMLAFASQLKAGKGLTVCVSVLGGEFPRRAGEAGAARLNLRRCMDDEKLKGFVDVLVAPSIPDGLSHLVQTTGLGGLKPNTVIVGWPYTWRHSEEALEPRWRGFLHTVRAVTAARMAMLVPKGINFFPDSTEKVSGNIDIWWIVHDGGMLMLLPFLLRQHRTWKNCKMRIFTVAQMEDNSIQMKKDLKMFLYQLRIEAEVEVVEMTDSDISAYTYERTLMMEQRNQMLRELRLNKKETLGMVQAIVDHHHADVKTASKVRFAEPGQAAEGEAEPPSPPLTDHDDKDTDDKCEGANSPPADNHKDANLNGDALKMKPNMSDITPDEGTVRRMHTAVKLNEVIVARSHDAQLVILNLPGPPRDTTFERESNYMEFLEVLTEGLEKVLMVRGGGREVITIYS